One Glycine max cultivar Williams 82 chromosome 4, Glycine_max_v4.0, whole genome shotgun sequence DNA segment encodes these proteins:
- the LOC100811642 gene encoding uncharacterized protein isoform X1, which translates to MSYSGSSMSSGSGSSRRTFEFGRTHVVRPKGKHQATIVWLHGLGDNGSSWSQLLETLPLPNIKWICPTAPTRPVALFGGFPCTAWFDAGEISEEAPSDLEGLDASAAHVANLLSTEPPNIKLGIGGFSMGAATALYSATCHVLGHYGNGNIYPINLSAIVSLSGWLPCSRTLKNQIERSRDGIRRAASLPLFLCHGRGDDVVAYEHGERSAVTLSSSGFQNLIFRSYNGLGHYTVPEETDEVCRWLTANLGLEGFRLN; encoded by the exons ATGAGCTACAGTGGCTCCTCAATGAGTTCTG GTAGTGGATCTTCTAGAAGGACATTTGAGTTTGGAAGGACCCATGTGGTCAGACCTAAAGGGAAACACCAGGCAACTATAGTTTGGCTACATGGCCTTGGTGATAATGGCTCAAG CTGGTCCCAACTCTTGGAAACTCTTCCTCTTCCAAAT ATTAAATGGATTTGCCCAACTGCTCCTACACGGCCTGTAGCCTTATTTGGTGGATTTCCTTGCACTGCTT GGTTTGATGCTGGGGAGATTTCAGAAGAAGCTCCTAGTGATTTGGAGGGGTTAGATGCTTCTGCAGCACACGTTGCCAATCTTTTGTCAACAGAGCCTCCAAATA TCAAACTTGGTATTGGGGGCTTCAGTATGGGTGCTGCAACTGCACTATACTCAGCTACATGCCATGTTTTGGGGCACTATGGTAATGGAAACATTTACCCTATCAACTTAAGTGCTATTGTTTCTTTAAGTGGCTGGCTTCCTTGTTCAAG GACCTTGAAAAACCAAATTGAACGATCACGTGATGGCATAAGGCGTGCAGCATCGTTGCCCTTATTTCTCTGCCATGGAAGAG GTGATGATGTGGTTGCATATGAACATGGGGAGAGGTCTGCAGTGACCTTAAGTTCATCAGGATTCCAGAATCTTATATTTAGGAGCTACAATGG GTTGGGTCACTATACAGTCCCTGAAGAGACTGATGAAGTTTGCAGGTGGCTAACTGCAAATTTGGGACTGGAGGGGTTTCGGTTGAACTAG
- the LOC121174819 gene encoding U-box domain-containing protein 12, translated as MSVSSVSRVVDTITECLSLVQSDSIEVQEKALQTLASITKVSPQNRTMLAQTDNAIPTLASLTNSSSPVIQTLSLLTLFNLSLNPDLKQSLADMETIHYLNSLITSTSSLDSSKLASSLICSLAMHDKNKAKFGVAGTVQLLVKAIEGSHDAHHLLSSLAELVHFHGNCTLAVRAGAVPVLLRVAKGTDNEDLAGTSLAVLSLLARFDEGLNGLKRTDEIVKAMLSVMKGRSLLSKEGAADILIRLFDDSEDCAMEALMLSEFSSVLADLCVRGSVRVRDKADFLMKKMAKLSLDSDMEACSLHG; from the coding sequence ATGTCAGTATCATCAGTATCCCGTGTTGTTGACACTATTACTGAATGTCTATCCCTGGTTCAATCAGACTCAATTGAAGTTCAGGAGAAAGCTCTTCAAACGTTGGCTTCCATCACCAAGGTTAGTCCCCAAAACAGAACCATGCTAGCTCAAACAGATAATGCCATCCCAACATTAGCCTCGCTAACAAACTCTTCCTCCCCTGTCATCCAGACACTTTCCTTGTTAACCCTCTTCAACCTATCCCTCAATCCTGATTTGAAGCAATCTCTTGCTGACATGGAAACCATTCACTACCTCAATTCCCTCATCACCTCAACAAGTTCCCTTGATTCCTCCAAATTGGCCTCCTCGCTGATTTGCAGCTTGGCCATGCATGACAAAAACAAGGCCAAATTTGGGGTGGCAGGCACAGTTCAGTTGCTAGTGAAAGCCATTGAAGGTTCTCATGATGCACACCACCTTTTGAGTTCTTTGGCTGAGCTTGTTCATTTTCATGGAAATTGCACTTTGGCCGTGAGAGCTGGGGCAGTGCCAGTGCTACTTCGAGTTGCGAAGGGCACTGATAATGAGGACTTGGCTGGAACTTCTCTTGCTGTTCTTAGTCTCCTTGCGAGGTTTGATGAAGGGTTGAATGGTTTAAAGAGAACGGATGAGATTGTTAAGGCAATGCTGAGTGTGATGAAAGGGAGGTCCTTGTTGAGTAAGGAGGGTGCAGCTGATATCCTTATTCGCCTTTTTGATGACAGTGAAGATTGTGCCATGGAGGCTTTGATGTTGTCCGAATTTTCATCCGTGTTGGCTGATCTTTGTGTCAGGGGTTCCGTGAGAGTTCGAGACAAGGCGGATTTCTTGATGAAGAAGATGGCAAAGCTGAGCTTGGACTCTGATATGGAAGCTTGCTCCCTGCATGGTTAA